A stretch of Janibacter endophyticus DNA encodes these proteins:
- a CDS encoding DUF1989 domain-containing protein, with protein MRQRPRTPSPDLRPPYAGGADGPAEGFTRLDPQTGTGLRLPKGATLTLVDPCGEQVSDLFLFADDGVERGDEWFSSGRTTDYANSIYVGPGGRLWSNRSRVLATIVEDTVGVHDLTLTPCSQDTFDILYPDLGGAEHPSCFANLVGAFKAYGISPDRISTTLNVFMDVWTDLDGELHIDPPPTVPGDRFAVQAEVDLLVGITACSAEKSNNGRCTPIDYRVAAP; from the coding sequence GTGAGACAGCGACCCCGGACCCCTTCGCCCGACCTGCGCCCGCCCTACGCGGGTGGAGCCGACGGTCCCGCGGAGGGTTTCACCCGACTCGACCCGCAGACCGGCACCGGCCTGCGGCTGCCGAAGGGGGCGACACTCACCCTCGTCGACCCGTGCGGCGAGCAGGTGAGCGACCTCTTCCTCTTCGCCGACGACGGGGTCGAGCGCGGCGACGAGTGGTTCTCCAGCGGGCGCACGACGGACTACGCGAACTCGATCTACGTCGGCCCCGGCGGGCGGCTGTGGAGCAACCGGTCGCGGGTGCTCGCGACGATCGTCGAGGACACCGTCGGCGTGCACGACCTCACGCTGACGCCGTGCAGCCAGGACACCTTCGACATCCTCTACCCCGACCTCGGCGGCGCGGAGCACCCGAGCTGCTTCGCCAACCTCGTCGGTGCCTTCAAGGCCTACGGCATCTCACCGGACCGGATCTCGACGACGCTCAACGTCTTCATGGACGTGTGGACCGACCTCGACGGCGAGCTGCACATCGATCCGCCACCGACCGTGCCGGGTGATCGGTTCGCCGTCCAGGCCGAGGTCGACCTACTCGTAGGCATCACCGCGTGCTCGGCGGAGAAGTCCAACAACGGTCGCTGCACGCCGATCGACTACCGGGTCGCCGCCCCCTGA
- the gntA gene encoding guanitoxin biosynthesis heme-dependent pre-guanitoxin N-hydroxylase GntA produces the protein MGNAHEPLEDVLAEQADSGLDDAPDIDVVGAIADMVAHPEFPCLGARSVFRRDAATVVVLDDLESELSRTELSRALAEYGRAADPTGAFVSFVAVFRGPQIRDEVHFERLLWDLLQRLHDEDEEPWAHGVDDDPDKAHFAYSHAGVAYFIVGLHPQASRIARRAPLPTLVFNLHEQFELLRGEGSFERMRDTIRRRDAALQGEVNPMAQDHGESSEARQYAGRRVEDDWAAPFATRGDT, from the coding sequence GTGGGCAACGCGCACGAACCCTTGGAGGACGTCCTCGCCGAGCAGGCCGACTCCGGCCTCGACGATGCACCCGACATCGACGTCGTCGGGGCGATCGCCGACATGGTGGCGCACCCGGAGTTCCCGTGCCTGGGCGCCCGGTCCGTCTTCCGCCGAGACGCCGCGACCGTCGTCGTCCTGGACGACCTCGAGAGCGAGCTGAGCCGCACGGAGCTCTCGCGGGCCTTGGCGGAGTACGGCCGGGCCGCGGACCCCACGGGCGCGTTCGTCTCCTTCGTCGCGGTCTTTCGCGGTCCGCAGATCCGCGACGAGGTGCACTTCGAGCGGCTGCTGTGGGACCTGCTCCAGCGCCTCCACGACGAGGACGAGGAGCCCTGGGCCCACGGGGTCGACGACGACCCGGACAAGGCTCACTTCGCCTACAGCCATGCCGGGGTTGCCTACTTCATCGTCGGGCTCCACCCCCAGGCATCACGCATCGCCCGGCGCGCGCCCCTGCCGACCCTGGTCTTCAATCTCCACGAGCAGTTCGAGCTCCTCCGCGGGGAGGGCAGCTTCGAGCGCATGCGCGACACCATCCGCCGCCGGGACGCGGCCCTGCAGGGCGAGGTCAACCCGATGGCGCAGGACCACGGCGAGAGCTCCGAGGCCCGCCAGTACGCCGGGCGGCGGGTCGAGGACGACTGGGCGGCACCCTTCGCGACGAGAGGCGACACGTGA
- a CDS encoding enoyl-CoA hydratase-related protein, with protein MGNDQQAEDHILVSATDGVATITLNRPERRNAMSTPMIERLGEMLDEAEADPAVRVVVITGAGQAFCAGGDVQQFDADGGEGKGATEVDDALVADQLRHQELTVGRIHALRKPVIASLPGAAAGAGLGFALAADLRIGTPKTLMATAFTGIALSGDFGVAWLLDRLVGPAKARELLMLNPRVDGQTCLELGLLNQLVPEEDLAEATRALAQQLAAGPALALSYIKANLLEAPGQTLSESMRAEVPRHKQCGLTDDHVEAARAFVEKRPPVFAH; from the coding sequence GTGGGCAACGACCAGCAGGCCGAAGATCACATCCTCGTGAGCGCCACCGACGGGGTGGCCACGATCACCCTCAACCGACCTGAGCGACGCAACGCCATGTCGACGCCGATGATCGAGCGCCTCGGCGAGATGCTCGACGAGGCAGAGGCCGACCCCGCGGTCCGCGTGGTCGTCATCACCGGCGCCGGCCAGGCCTTCTGCGCCGGCGGAGACGTGCAGCAGTTTGACGCGGACGGTGGCGAGGGCAAGGGTGCCACCGAGGTCGACGACGCGCTCGTCGCAGACCAGCTCAGGCACCAGGAACTCACCGTCGGGAGGATCCACGCTCTCCGCAAGCCGGTGATCGCTTCTCTGCCCGGGGCCGCGGCGGGAGCAGGGCTCGGCTTCGCGCTGGCTGCGGACCTCCGCATCGGGACCCCCAAGACCCTCATGGCGACCGCCTTCACCGGCATCGCCCTCTCCGGCGACTTCGGCGTCGCGTGGCTGCTCGACCGGCTGGTCGGCCCCGCGAAGGCGCGCGAGCTGCTCATGCTCAACCCTCGCGTCGACGGGCAGACCTGCTTGGAGCTCGGGCTGCTCAACCAGCTCGTGCCCGAGGAGGACCTCGCCGAGGCGACACGCGCCCTGGCACAGCAGCTTGCCGCGGGTCCTGCGCTCGCCCTCTCCTACATCAAGGCCAACCTGCTCGAGGCGCCGGGCCAGACCCTCTCGGAGTCGATGCGCGCCGAGGTGCCGCGCCACAAGCAGTGCGGTCTGACCGATGATCACGTCGAGGCGGCCCGCGCCTTCGTCGAGAAGCGGCCGCCGGTCTTCGCCCACTGA
- a CDS encoding MFS transporter, which yields MLAVLFGLTGMGSAAVAVSIPPLAEGLDSSIGRTTLVVSCYSLSLAVGCAVFGRLGDIYGIRTPLVAGIAVMVTAACAGAFATSLPALVGARVVQGLGASAIPALTLAAIQGRFAGHARDRAMASYAGIGATVNVMGPVIGAALVGPLGWRPVVAIPIVSLALLPLVWRHLPTHRQPHVTLDLPGATLVALAATGAVLALQVASLGPAVALAGGVAFLVAGPWVVLRSRRHPDGIIPAAMVRSIPARKSLITAISLSSAWFGMLVAIPTALAAAGWSGIQVGALLLPGAALGLVASRITSPALIRLGATRSQLVSTAGTSCALAMAALGSHLVSPAVLIAATLTLMLSFGLGQPAMTGLVADSVPDRTRGAALGLLTLVFLAGGSLGAAAVGGLGPALGEAGALLTLAGLPLTGAMLFARSALPTP from the coding sequence ATGCTCGCGGTGCTCTTCGGCCTCACCGGCATGGGCAGCGCCGCGGTCGCCGTCTCCATCCCACCCTTGGCCGAGGGACTCGACTCCTCAATCGGCAGGACCACGCTCGTGGTGAGCTGCTACTCGCTCAGCCTGGCTGTCGGGTGCGCCGTCTTCGGGCGGCTGGGAGACATCTACGGGATCCGCACACCGCTGGTCGCCGGGATCGCGGTCATGGTCACGGCCGCCTGCGCCGGTGCCTTCGCCACGAGCCTGCCCGCCCTCGTCGGCGCGCGAGTGGTCCAGGGCCTGGGCGCCTCGGCGATACCCGCCCTCACCCTGGCCGCGATCCAGGGACGCTTCGCCGGACACGCCAGGGACCGCGCCATGGCCTCCTACGCAGGCATCGGCGCGACCGTCAACGTCATGGGACCTGTCATCGGCGCAGCTCTCGTCGGTCCGCTCGGATGGCGACCCGTCGTCGCCATCCCGATCGTCTCGCTGGCGCTGCTGCCCCTGGTGTGGCGCCACCTGCCCACGCACCGACAGCCGCACGTCACGCTGGACCTCCCCGGCGCGACGCTCGTGGCGCTCGCCGCGACGGGAGCCGTGCTCGCCCTGCAGGTCGCCAGCCTGGGACCAGCCGTCGCGCTCGCCGGGGGCGTCGCCTTCCTCGTCGCGGGGCCGTGGGTCGTCCTCCGGTCTCGCCGTCACCCCGACGGGATCATCCCCGCGGCGATGGTGAGGAGCATCCCCGCCCGGAAGAGCCTCATCACCGCCATCAGCCTCTCCTCGGCCTGGTTCGGCATGCTCGTGGCCATCCCCACCGCCCTTGCGGCAGCAGGCTGGTCCGGGATCCAGGTGGGCGCCCTCCTCCTGCCCGGCGCAGCGCTGGGGCTCGTGGCGTCGCGAATCACGTCACCGGCTCTCATCCGCCTCGGGGCCACCCGTAGCCAGCTCGTCTCGACCGCCGGGACGAGCTGCGCGCTCGCGATGGCCGCCCTGGGGAGCCACCTCGTCTCCCCTGCAGTCCTCATCGCGGCCACCCTCACCCTCATGCTGTCCTTCGGGCTGGGCCAGCCGGCCATGACCGGGCTCGTCGCAGACTCCGTCCCCGACCGCACCCGCGGCGCGGCCCTCGGCCTCCTGACCCTGGTCTTCCTGGCGGGAGGCAGCCTCGGGGCAGCCGCTGTCGGAGGTCTCGGTCCTGCCCTGGGAGAAGCGGGGGCGCTGCTGACCCTCGCCGGTCTCCCCCTCACCGGTGCCATGCTCTTCGCTCGGAGCGCCCTGCCGACCCCTTGA
- a CDS encoding HAD family hydrolase: MRKPVGVATAGEGAVTPIGRSAVLVDYGGVLTLPITGAFRQLSEDLGLDGEAALRTLSTHEVARAALVEHECGRLDDEEFEDAFASALSEAGAQVDPRGLLARIAAHLDLDPPMIEWVRDLRREGTPVALVSNSLGRDCYARIDMDELFDAAVISGHVGVRKPSRRIYEMASDALGVRPEQCILVDDLEHNLAGAARLGIHGVLHRTSAATISAVREALADPAPSAPAQSTQGRS; the protein is encoded by the coding sequence ATGAGGAAGCCGGTCGGTGTCGCGACCGCGGGAGAAGGCGCGGTCACCCCGATCGGGCGTTCGGCGGTGCTCGTCGACTACGGCGGCGTGCTCACGCTCCCGATCACCGGTGCGTTCCGACAGCTCAGCGAGGACCTCGGGCTGGACGGGGAGGCAGCGCTGCGGACGCTGTCGACGCACGAGGTGGCCCGGGCGGCCCTGGTGGAGCACGAGTGCGGGCGGCTCGACGACGAAGAGTTCGAGGACGCCTTCGCGAGCGCACTGTCCGAGGCCGGGGCTCAGGTCGACCCGCGCGGCCTGCTCGCACGGATCGCGGCGCACCTCGATCTCGACCCGCCGATGATCGAGTGGGTGCGGGACCTGCGCCGGGAAGGCACGCCGGTGGCGCTCGTCTCCAACTCGCTGGGCCGCGACTGCTACGCCCGGATCGACATGGACGAGCTCTTCGACGCCGCGGTGATCTCGGGCCACGTCGGTGTGCGCAAGCCGTCGCGACGGATCTACGAGATGGCGAGCGACGCCCTCGGGGTGCGGCCCGAGCAGTGCATCCTCGTCGACGACCTCGAGCACAACCTCGCCGGAGCTGCCCGGCTCGGGATCCACGGCGTCCTCCATCGCACCAGCGCAGCCACGATCTCGGCTGTCCGAGAAGCACTCGCGGACCCCGCCCCATCAGCCCCAGCACAGTCAACACAAGGACGGTCATGA
- a CDS encoding acyl-CoA dehydrogenase family protein, with the protein MFELSERGQEYRAKLLTFMDEHVYPAESVYHQQMVDSGDPNHHPQVLEDLKAVAKEQGLWNLFHPHPEWGPGLTNLEYAHLAEITGRSMELAPEAINCNAPDTGNMEVLTLFGTDEHKEKWLKPLLAGEIASAFAMTEPAVASSDATNIETSMVRDGDEYVINGRKWWTSNALHKNCKVLIVMGKTDPSAPKHRQQSMMVVPLDTPGVTVVRGLPVFGYQDREGHAEVLFEDVRVPVTALLAGEGDGFMISQARLGPGRIHHCMRAIGVAERALDLMIDRAQSRVTFGEPVANRANVQDWVAESRIDIEMARLLTLKAAHLMDTVGNQQARTEIAAIKVAAPNVALRVIDRAIQVHGGGGVSDDFPLAQWYAHMRTLRLADGPDEVHKMIIARREYRRRSPEWGKKKS; encoded by the coding sequence ATGTTTGAACTCAGCGAGCGCGGTCAGGAGTACCGCGCCAAGCTGCTCACCTTCATGGATGAGCACGTGTACCCGGCGGAGAGCGTGTACCACCAGCAGATGGTGGACTCGGGTGATCCGAACCATCACCCGCAGGTGCTGGAGGACCTCAAGGCGGTGGCCAAGGAGCAGGGGTTGTGGAACCTCTTCCACCCGCATCCTGAGTGGGGTCCGGGGCTGACGAACCTCGAGTACGCCCATCTTGCGGAGATCACTGGTCGCAGCATGGAGCTGGCCCCGGAGGCGATCAACTGCAACGCGCCGGACACGGGGAACATGGAGGTCCTGACGTTGTTCGGGACCGATGAGCACAAGGAGAAGTGGCTCAAGCCGTTGCTGGCTGGTGAGATCGCCTCGGCGTTCGCGATGACCGAGCCTGCGGTGGCCAGCTCGGATGCGACGAACATCGAGACCTCGATGGTGCGGGATGGTGACGAGTACGTCATCAACGGTCGCAAGTGGTGGACCTCGAACGCGTTGCACAAGAACTGCAAGGTGCTCATCGTCATGGGCAAGACCGACCCGTCGGCTCCCAAACATCGTCAGCAGTCGATGATGGTGGTTCCGTTGGACACCCCTGGGGTGACGGTGGTGCGGGGTCTGCCGGTGTTCGGGTACCAGGACCGTGAGGGTCACGCCGAGGTGCTCTTCGAGGACGTGCGGGTGCCGGTGACGGCGTTGCTCGCCGGTGAGGGTGATGGCTTCATGATCAGCCAGGCCCGCCTGGGTCCGGGTCGGATCCACCACTGCATGCGTGCGATCGGTGTCGCGGAGCGCGCCCTGGACCTCATGATCGACCGCGCCCAGTCGCGGGTCACCTTCGGCGAGCCGGTCGCGAACCGGGCCAACGTCCAGGACTGGGTGGCCGAGTCGCGCATCGACATCGAGATGGCGCGTCTGCTGACGCTCAAGGCCGCGCACCTCATGGACACCGTCGGGAACCAGCAGGCCCGCACCGAGATTGCGGCGATCAAGGTGGCGGCGCCGAACGTCGCCCTCCGGGTCATCGACCGGGCCATCCAGGTGCACGGCGGCGGCGGCGTCAGCGACGACTTCCCCCTGGCCCAGTGGTATGCCCACATGCGGACGCTCCGACTGGCCGACGGCCCGGACGAGGTGCACAAGATGATCATCGCGCGTCGCGAGTACCGTCGGCGCAGCCCGGAGTGGGGCAAGAAGAAGAGCTGA
- a CDS encoding phosphotransferase family protein — MSEAEEEPVMVTDQVNAAEGLNVEPMARWIEGLGIGVEPPLGFRRVGLGQSNLTYLVTDEGGGRWVLRRPPLGHLLASAHDVAREHRILSALQGTGVPVPTVHGLCEDPAVTDVPVMLMSFVEGAVLDARADAVRLDVGVRRALGPAVVGALAEIHAVDLEKTGLVDLASHKPYADRQLRRWSGQWEQSRTRDLPELDRLTARLRERSPDPAEIVLVHGDCHLRNVIFDPADASIQAVLDWELSTLGDPLADLGTLLAYWPQAGDPPTLRFDASEVSGFVSREELVQAYASATGRDVSAVPFWHALGVWKVAIIMEGVRRRQLDEPRNVSASGHFPAEAVDGIVAYAHAVLDGTL; from the coding sequence ATGTCCGAGGCAGAGGAGGAGCCCGTCATGGTCACGGACCAGGTCAACGCAGCGGAGGGTCTGAACGTCGAGCCCATGGCTCGGTGGATCGAGGGTCTGGGTATCGGTGTGGAACCGCCCCTCGGCTTCCGTCGTGTGGGGCTGGGCCAGTCCAACCTCACCTACCTGGTGACCGACGAAGGGGGTGGACGGTGGGTGCTCCGCCGTCCGCCCCTGGGCCACCTCCTGGCCTCGGCGCACGACGTGGCTCGTGAGCACCGGATCCTCAGCGCCCTGCAGGGCACCGGCGTGCCGGTGCCTACCGTGCACGGGCTGTGCGAGGACCCCGCCGTGACCGACGTCCCGGTGATGCTCATGTCCTTCGTCGAAGGGGCCGTCCTTGACGCCCGAGCCGACGCCGTGCGCCTCGACGTCGGCGTCCGGAGAGCGCTCGGGCCGGCTGTCGTCGGGGCGCTGGCCGAGATCCATGCGGTCGACCTCGAGAAGACCGGTCTCGTAGACCTCGCGAGCCACAAGCCCTACGCGGATCGCCAGCTCCGCCGCTGGTCCGGGCAGTGGGAGCAGAGCCGTACGCGAGACCTCCCGGAGCTCGACCGGCTGACGGCTCGACTTCGCGAGCGGTCCCCCGACCCGGCGGAGATCGTCCTCGTGCACGGGGACTGCCACCTCCGCAACGTCATCTTCGACCCGGCGGACGCGTCGATCCAGGCCGTCCTCGACTGGGAGCTCTCCACCCTCGGCGACCCGCTGGCCGACCTCGGCACCCTGCTGGCCTACTGGCCGCAGGCCGGTGACCCGCCCACGCTGCGGTTCGACGCATCCGAGGTCAGCGGCTTCGTCTCGAGGGAGGAGCTGGTACAGGCCTACGCATCGGCCACGGGCCGAGACGTCTCCGCGGTCCCGTTCTGGCATGCTCTCGGTGTCTGGAAGGTCGCGATCATCATGGAGGGCGTGCGCCGCCGACAGCTCGACGAGCCCCGCAACGTGTCGGCGAGCGGGCATTTTCCGGCGGAGGCCGTGGACGGGATCGTGGCGTACGCGCACGCTGTCCTTGACGGAACTCTCTAG
- a CDS encoding TetR/AcrR family transcriptional regulator: protein MNTTNTPAADDPEMPSFVDPSRTGTQPATARGKRTRDALVAAARKVFERDGYLDSRLVDIAQEASCSIGSFYTWFDGKDEVFAAVLQEAQNDMLHPGIGRVLSTDDPVEIIAASNAAYFAAYKKNARLMQLLDQVAAVDPAFRTLRRARNRAFVERNAKAIRDLQRRGLADRGVDAEVAAMALSGMVGRLAHSAYLIDPTLKVEHLVETATRLWTNALGLTQPVLEPDAG, encoded by the coding sequence GTGAATACCACGAACACGCCGGCTGCTGACGATCCGGAGATGCCGTCCTTCGTCGACCCCAGCAGGACGGGAACCCAGCCGGCGACGGCTCGTGGCAAGCGCACCCGCGACGCGTTGGTGGCGGCTGCCCGGAAGGTCTTCGAGCGCGATGGGTATCTCGACTCTCGCCTCGTGGACATCGCGCAGGAAGCCAGCTGCTCCATCGGGAGCTTCTACACCTGGTTCGACGGCAAGGACGAGGTCTTCGCGGCAGTCCTCCAGGAGGCGCAGAACGACATGCTGCATCCCGGCATCGGCCGCGTCCTCTCGACCGACGACCCGGTCGAGATCATCGCCGCGAGCAACGCGGCGTACTTCGCCGCGTACAAGAAGAATGCGCGCCTCATGCAGCTTCTCGACCAGGTCGCCGCTGTCGACCCGGCCTTCCGGACCCTGAGGCGGGCGCGCAACAGGGCCTTCGTCGAGCGCAACGCAAAGGCGATCCGCGATCTCCAGCGCCGTGGCCTGGCGGACCGAGGTGTCGACGCGGAGGTCGCGGCGATGGCGCTCTCCGGAATGGTCGGTCGCCTGGCCCACAGCGCCTACCTCATCGACCCCACACTCAAGGTGGAACATCTCGTCGAGACCGCCACCCGGCTCTGGACCAACGCGCTGGGGCTTACCCAACCTGTCCTGGAGCCGGATGCCGGGTGA
- a CDS encoding SDR family oxidoreductase gives MDMNSLFSLSGRVALVTGGSRGIGRMIAEGLLRQGARVYITARKAEACDATAAELSEIGHCVSLPADVSTLAGIEALLTAFKEHESSLDILVNNAGAAWGASFDEFPESGWDKVMDLNVKAPFFLTQAAKELLLAGRERSGELAKVINIASIDGLSLNPMETYSYHASKAGVIHLTARMAVRLAPEGIIVSAIAPGAFASTMNKDARDHADEIAQSIPSGRIGRSEDMAGAAVYLASRAGDYVVGSTLVVDGGVNIAR, from the coding sequence ATGGACATGAACTCCCTCTTCTCTCTCTCAGGCCGCGTCGCCCTGGTCACGGGCGGGTCCCGCGGGATCGGTCGCATGATCGCCGAAGGGCTGCTCCGGCAGGGCGCCCGCGTCTACATCACCGCCCGGAAGGCCGAGGCCTGCGACGCGACGGCTGCAGAGCTCTCGGAGATCGGCCACTGCGTGTCCCTCCCTGCGGACGTGTCGACGCTCGCGGGGATCGAGGCGCTGCTCACCGCATTCAAGGAGCACGAGTCCTCGCTCGACATCCTCGTGAACAACGCCGGGGCCGCCTGGGGCGCCTCCTTCGACGAGTTCCCCGAGAGCGGGTGGGACAAGGTCATGGACCTCAACGTCAAGGCCCCCTTCTTCCTCACCCAGGCAGCCAAGGAGCTGCTCCTCGCCGGCCGGGAGCGCAGCGGCGAGCTGGCGAAGGTCATCAACATCGCGTCGATCGACGGGCTCTCGCTCAACCCGATGGAGACGTACTCATACCACGCCAGCAAGGCAGGCGTGATCCACCTGACCGCTCGGATGGCCGTGCGGCTGGCCCCTGAAGGGATCATCGTCAGCGCGATCGCCCCGGGAGCCTTCGCCTCGACGATGAACAAGGACGCCCGCGATCACGCCGACGAGATCGCCCAGTCGATCCCCTCAGGCCGGATCGGACGCTCCGAGGACATGGCGGGGGCGGCGGTCTACCTCGCCTCCCGCGCCGGAGACTACGTCGTCGGCAGCACGCTCGTCGTCGACGGCGGGGTCAACATCGCCCGCTGA
- a CDS encoding NADP-dependent oxidoreductase, whose amino-acid sequence MTWSSTEVRLAQRPDGYPDESTWSIERTEVPDPGPGELVVKVQHISLDPAMRGWLNDVRSYIPPVGLGEVMRAFAAGEVVASNNDDFAVGDVVSGVFGVREYALCDGQGVTRLDLDVAPATTWLGALGMPGMTAWFGLTEVGRLKDGETVLVSAAAGAVGSTVLQIAKARGCRVVGVAGGPEKVAWLKEIGADATIDYKQGGVLKQLRSAAPEGVDVYFDNVGGEVLDAALANLRRGARVVICGAIAGYNEQKLPEGPRRYMSLLVFRASMTGFVVMDYEDRYPEAVSAMSKMIADGTLTPRETVLEGGVEAFPEALLGLFRGVNTGKLLLKL is encoded by the coding sequence ATGACTTGGTCGTCGACGGAGGTGCGCCTGGCGCAGCGTCCGGACGGGTATCCCGACGAGAGCACGTGGTCGATCGAGCGCACGGAGGTGCCGGACCCGGGTCCTGGCGAGCTCGTCGTCAAGGTGCAGCACATCTCGCTCGACCCCGCCATGCGCGGCTGGCTCAACGACGTCCGCTCCTACATCCCGCCCGTCGGGCTGGGGGAGGTCATGCGCGCTTTCGCGGCGGGTGAGGTTGTCGCCTCGAACAACGACGACTTCGCGGTCGGGGACGTCGTCAGCGGGGTGTTCGGGGTCCGCGAGTACGCGCTCTGCGACGGCCAGGGCGTGACCCGGCTTGACCTGGACGTCGCGCCTGCGACGACCTGGCTCGGTGCGCTCGGCATGCCAGGGATGACGGCGTGGTTCGGCCTCACCGAGGTCGGCCGGCTCAAGGACGGGGAGACCGTGCTCGTCTCGGCGGCGGCTGGGGCGGTCGGGAGCACTGTCCTCCAGATCGCCAAGGCCCGTGGGTGCCGGGTCGTCGGCGTCGCGGGAGGGCCGGAGAAGGTGGCGTGGCTCAAGGAGATCGGGGCGGACGCCACGATCGACTACAAGCAGGGTGGGGTGCTGAAGCAGCTCCGTTCAGCCGCTCCGGAAGGGGTCGACGTCTACTTCGACAACGTGGGCGGCGAGGTGCTCGACGCGGCGCTGGCCAACCTGCGTCGGGGGGCCCGCGTCGTCATCTGCGGCGCCATCGCCGGCTACAACGAGCAGAAGCTCCCCGAAGGGCCGCGCCGCTACATGTCCCTGCTCGTCTTCCGTGCCTCGATGACCGGCTTCGTCGTCATGGACTACGAGGACCGCTACCCGGAGGCGGTGTCGGCGATGTCCAAGATGATCGCCGACGGGACGCTCACCCCTAGGGAGACGGTCCTCGAGGGAGGCGTGGAGGCCTTCCCCGAGGCTCTCCTCGGGCTCTTCCGAGGCGTCAACACCGGCAAGCTCCTGCTCAAGCTCTGA
- a CDS encoding NADPH:quinone oxidoreductase family protein, protein MRAIHITTLDGPEAIEVVDLPDPSDEGMVTIAVKAAGVAFPELLQTRGLYQVKPDLPFVPGAEVAGVVEKAPDGSGFSVGDRVAALCLLGGFAEKVQARPDLTFVLPDEVTFEEGASFLFNYATVYFALVERGGMAPGESVLVHGAAGGIGTAAIQVAKAFGADRVVAVVSTEAKGEVARAAGADEVVLADGFRESVGKTIDIVVDPVGGDRFTDSLRTLREHGRLLVIGFTAGQIPEVKVNRLLLNNISVVGVGWGAYAMPRPGHVGSEWEAMLPHLRSGALRPVVGASYPLEDAVAALTSLEGRTVTGKVVLQP, encoded by the coding sequence ATGCGCGCCATCCACATCACCACGCTCGACGGCCCTGAGGCCATCGAGGTCGTCGATCTGCCCGACCCCTCCGACGAGGGCATGGTGACGATCGCGGTGAAGGCCGCGGGGGTCGCCTTCCCCGAGCTCCTCCAGACCCGCGGCCTGTACCAGGTCAAGCCCGACCTGCCCTTCGTCCCTGGGGCTGAGGTCGCCGGGGTCGTCGAGAAGGCTCCCGACGGGAGCGGGTTCTCCGTCGGTGACCGCGTGGCGGCGCTGTGCCTCCTGGGGGGCTTCGCCGAGAAGGTCCAGGCACGACCAGACCTCACCTTCGTGCTGCCGGACGAGGTGACGTTCGAGGAGGGCGCATCCTTCCTCTTCAACTACGCGACGGTCTACTTCGCGCTGGTCGAGCGGGGAGGGATGGCGCCGGGCGAGTCCGTCCTCGTCCACGGCGCGGCGGGGGGCATCGGGACCGCCGCGATCCAGGTAGCCAAGGCGTTCGGCGCCGATCGGGTGGTCGCTGTCGTCTCGACGGAGGCGAAGGGGGAGGTCGCAAGGGCCGCCGGGGCTGACGAGGTGGTCCTCGCCGACGGTTTCCGTGAGTCCGTCGGCAAGACGATCGATATCGTCGTCGACCCGGTGGGCGGCGACCGCTTCACCGACTCCCTGCGCACACTGCGTGAGCACGGGAGGCTGCTCGTCATCGGGTTCACGGCGGGACAGATCCCGGAGGTCAAGGTCAACCGCCTCCTCCTCAACAACATATCCGTCGTCGGCGTCGGCTGGGGCGCCTACGCGATGCCTCGTCCTGGGCACGTCGGGTCCGAGTGGGAGGCGATGCTGCCGCATCTGCGTAGCGGTGCGCTTCGCCCGGTCGTCGGTGCCTCCTACCCGCTCGAGGACGCCGTAGCGGCACTGACCTCGCTCGAGGGCCGGACCGTCACCGGCAAGGTGGTGCTCCAGCCGTGA
- a CDS encoding thioesterase family protein, which produces MSVVSDLPGVDDVLALPTLLLETAPREWEDGNGHVNVRHFYDLHMRAAHSAMTAIGLDKEYRETTGQSVFSVEQHIRFLGEVHVGDEVSVHMRWVERGDKVLHAVSFIVNRSTRRLVNTLEALEAHVDLRTRRACSWAPAVADRIDEVTEAHGRLPWVAPVGGAIIVRR; this is translated from the coding sequence GTGAGCGTCGTCAGCGACCTGCCCGGCGTGGACGACGTGCTGGCCCTGCCCACGCTGCTCCTCGAGACCGCGCCGCGTGAGTGGGAGGACGGCAACGGGCACGTCAACGTACGTCACTTCTACGACCTGCACATGCGGGCGGCCCACTCGGCGATGACGGCGATAGGTCTCGACAAGGAGTATCGGGAGACGACGGGTCAGAGCGTCTTCAGCGTGGAGCAGCACATCCGGTTCCTCGGAGAGGTGCACGTCGGGGACGAGGTCAGCGTGCACATGCGCTGGGTCGAGCGCGGCGACAAGGTGCTCCACGCGGTCTCCTTCATCGTCAACCGATCGACGAGGCGCCTCGTCAACACCTTGGAGGCGCTGGAGGCGCACGTCGACCTCCGGACCCGCCGGGCATGCTCGTGGGCCCCCGCCGTCGCCGATCGGATCGACGAGGTGACGGAGGCCCACGGGCGCCTTCCCTGGGTGGCCCCGGTCGGCGGGGCCATCATCGTCAGGCGCTGA